Proteins encoded together in one Mycobacterium sp. MS1601 window:
- a CDS encoding sirohydrochlorin chelatase, whose amino-acid sequence MSTLVLTAHGSADPRSAAVTHAVAGRIRRLRPWLEVRAAFLEQTSPSLGEVLTVTGDAVVTPFLLASAYHARVDIPSVINESGKCVRRADTLGEDPALLAVLRHRLSEAGVSPDDRDLGVVVVAVGSSDPNANASTATVATTLAVGTRWAGTETAFATGPYANLSGAVASVRDKGARRVVIAPWFLAPGKITDRVATFAAQQGILMSEPLGSHNLVAATVLDRYDAVTAARAAA is encoded by the coding sequence GTGAGCACGCTCGTCCTGACCGCGCACGGTAGTGCAGATCCGCGGTCGGCCGCGGTGACGCACGCCGTGGCCGGCCGGATCCGGCGGCTACGGCCATGGCTCGAGGTGCGGGCGGCGTTCCTGGAGCAGACGTCACCGTCCCTGGGTGAGGTTCTGACAGTGACCGGCGATGCGGTGGTGACGCCGTTCCTGCTGGCTTCGGCGTACCACGCCCGCGTCGACATCCCTTCGGTGATCAACGAGTCAGGCAAGTGCGTGCGACGGGCGGACACGCTCGGCGAGGATCCCGCCCTGCTGGCGGTGCTGCGGCACCGGCTGTCGGAGGCGGGAGTATCTCCCGACGACCGTGACCTGGGTGTGGTGGTGGTCGCCGTCGGCTCGTCGGATCCGAACGCCAACGCGAGCACCGCGACGGTGGCGACGACGCTGGCCGTCGGAACCCGCTGGGCCGGAACCGAAACCGCCTTCGCCACCGGCCCGTATGCGAACCTTTCCGGGGCGGTGGCGTCCGTGCGCGACAAGGGCGCCCGCCGCGTGGTGATCGCCCCCTGGTTCCTGGCGCCTGGCAAGATCACCGACCGAGTGGCCACTTTTGCTGCGCAACAGGGGATCTTGATGTCCGAGCCATTGGGCTCGCACAATCTGGTGGCCGCGACCGTACTGGATCGCTACGACGCTGTGACGGCCGCCCGCGCCGCCGCCTAG
- a CDS encoding Ms4533A family Cys-rich leader peptide — protein MRTASGNRGGHVLALIAVGFCAVADVCCCR, from the coding sequence ATGCGTACGGCGTCCGGCAACAGGGGTGGCCATGTCCTGGCCCTCATTGCCGTGGGTTTCTGTGCCGTCGCAGATGTCTGTTGTTGTCGCTGA
- a CDS encoding sulfate ABC transporter substrate-binding protein — protein MSWSNTRRTWQTAAALALTASVVAACGGGASDVVGEEGGASDAETTLTLVAYAVPEPGWSKIIPAFAATEEGKGIAVTTSYGASGDQSRAVVDGKPADIVNFSVEPDVTRLVKADKVSADWNTDATKGLPFGSVVSLVVREGNPKNIRDWDDLLQPGLEVVTPSPLSSGSAKWNLLAPYAAKSNGGQNPEAGIDFVNKLVTEHVKTRPGSGREATDVFLQGTGDVLLSYENEAIYVERQGKPVEHVNPPQTFKIENPVAVVSTSAHLQQANALKNFLYTPDGQKIWAEAGFRPVDPAVAEQFAADFPEPEKLWTIADLGGWGEVDPALFDKDNGTITKIYKQATG, from the coding sequence ATGTCCTGGAGCAATACCCGACGAACCTGGCAGACCGCCGCGGCGCTGGCCCTGACCGCCTCCGTGGTGGCGGCCTGTGGTGGCGGCGCGAGTGACGTCGTGGGTGAGGAAGGCGGCGCCTCGGACGCGGAGACCACCCTGACGCTGGTGGCCTACGCCGTTCCGGAACCAGGCTGGAGCAAGATCATCCCGGCCTTCGCCGCGACCGAAGAGGGCAAGGGCATCGCGGTCACCACCTCCTACGGCGCCTCCGGCGACCAGTCCCGCGCCGTGGTCGACGGCAAGCCGGCCGACATCGTGAACTTCTCGGTGGAACCCGACGTCACCCGCCTGGTCAAGGCGGACAAGGTGTCGGCGGACTGGAACACCGACGCCACCAAGGGCCTGCCGTTCGGCTCGGTGGTGTCGCTGGTGGTCCGGGAAGGCAATCCCAAGAACATCCGCGACTGGGATGACCTGCTGCAACCCGGACTCGAGGTCGTCACCCCCAGCCCGCTGAGCTCCGGCTCGGCCAAGTGGAACCTGCTGGCGCCGTACGCCGCCAAGAGCAACGGCGGCCAGAACCCCGAGGCGGGTATCGACTTCGTGAACAAGCTGGTGACCGAGCACGTCAAGACCCGCCCAGGTTCGGGACGTGAGGCCACCGATGTGTTCCTGCAGGGCACCGGTGACGTGTTGCTCAGTTACGAGAACGAGGCCATCTACGTCGAGCGCCAAGGCAAGCCCGTCGAGCATGTGAACCCTCCGCAGACCTTCAAGATCGAGAATCCGGTGGCGGTGGTCTCGACCAGTGCCCATCTGCAGCAGGCCAACGCACTGAAGAACTTCCTCTACACCCCCGACGGGCAGAAGATCTGGGCCGAAGCTGGATTCCGTCCCGTCGATCCGGCCGTCGCCGAGCAGTTCGCGGCCGACTTCCCGGAGCCGGAGAAGCTGTGGACCATCGCCGATCTCGGCGGCTGGGGTGAGGTGGATCCCGCGCTGTTCGACAAGGACAACGGCACCATCACCAAGATCTACAAGCAGGCCACTGGATGA
- a CDS encoding FAD-dependent oxidoreductase: protein MAAAESALEYTTCLVAGGGPAGVMLGLLLARAGIEVTVMEKHADFLRDFRGDTVHASTLRLLDELGLASTFAAVPHRMIDEIALNVRGNILRMDLRHLPGNHKHIALVPQWDFLEMLAGAAEQEPSFRLLRSTEVLGPRYENGRVAGVRFRDADGHEHQMRAALTVACDGRASTLRTACGLRPRSFGAPMDVWWFRLPRFEADPHGLNGRFESGQAVALIDRGDYFQVAYLIRKGSDAQLRAEGIESLRERISALVPWLADRVDQLQSFDDVKLLDVQLNRLHKWYADGILFLGDAAHAMSPVGGVGINLAVADAVAAARILARPLRSGLLSNRDLAMVQARRWLPAALIQRVQRFVHDNVIAVAFSGPPTTAAAVGDPPLVLRLANRFPVLPRIAAYGVAIGPLPEHAPDFARR from the coding sequence ATGGCCGCGGCCGAAAGCGCTCTGGAATACACCACCTGCCTGGTCGCCGGCGGGGGTCCGGCCGGGGTGATGCTGGGCCTGCTGCTGGCCCGCGCCGGCATCGAGGTCACGGTGATGGAAAAGCACGCCGATTTCCTGCGCGACTTCCGCGGCGACACGGTGCATGCCAGCACTTTGCGCCTGCTCGACGAACTCGGACTGGCATCGACGTTTGCCGCCGTGCCGCACCGCATGATCGACGAGATCGCCCTCAATGTGCGCGGCAACATCCTGAGGATGGACCTGCGGCACCTGCCCGGCAACCACAAGCACATCGCGCTGGTGCCGCAGTGGGATTTCCTGGAGATGCTGGCAGGAGCCGCAGAGCAGGAACCGAGCTTCCGGTTGCTGCGCAGCACCGAAGTGCTGGGTCCCCGCTACGAGAACGGCCGTGTGGCGGGGGTGCGCTTCCGCGACGCCGACGGCCACGAGCACCAGATGCGTGCCGCGTTGACGGTGGCCTGTGATGGCAGGGCCTCCACCTTGCGCACCGCCTGCGGTCTGCGGCCCCGCAGTTTCGGGGCCCCGATGGACGTGTGGTGGTTCCGGTTACCGCGGTTCGAGGCGGACCCGCACGGTCTCAACGGGCGGTTCGAAAGCGGCCAGGCGGTGGCGTTGATCGACCGTGGCGACTATTTCCAGGTGGCCTACCTGATCAGGAAGGGTTCGGACGCGCAACTGCGCGCCGAGGGTATCGAGTCGCTGCGCGAGAGGATCAGCGCGCTGGTGCCGTGGCTGGCTGACCGAGTGGATCAGCTGCAATCCTTCGATGACGTGAAACTGCTTGACGTTCAACTGAATCGGCTGCACAAGTGGTATGCCGACGGCATCTTGTTCCTGGGCGACGCCGCACACGCCATGTCTCCCGTCGGCGGTGTCGGCATCAACCTGGCCGTCGCCGACGCGGTGGCGGCCGCCCGCATCCTGGCGCGACCTCTGCGTTCCGGGCTGCTGTCCAACCGGGATCTGGCGATGGTGCAGGCACGGCGCTGGCTGCCCGCGGCGCTGATCCAACGGGTGCAGCGTTTTGTCCACGACAACGTGATCGCCGTCGCGTTCAGCGGGCCCCCCACCACCGCCGCGGCCGTCGGCGACCCACCACTGGTCCTGCGTCTGGCCAACCGCTTTCCGGTGCTGCCGCGGATCGCCGCCTACGGGGTGGCCATCGGCCCGCTGCCCGAGCACGCACCCGACTTCGCGCGCCGCTGA
- the cysT gene encoding sulfate ABC transporter permease subunit CysT, translating into MTQSAATDARPEPSSGRAFGRQGSTSLRVGAATLWLSVIVLLPLAAILWQSAKGGWTAFWDAITSPSAMRSFEVTLTVSIGVTLINGVFGLLVAWVLTRDDFPGKRLVDAVIDLPFALPTIVASLVMLALYGPNSPVDLHLQHTKWGIGIALLFVTLPFVVRSVQPVLLELDREVEEAAASLGANNFTILTKVILPALLPSLLSGAGLAFSRAIGEFGSVVLIGGAVPGETEVSSQWIRTLIENDDRTGAAAISIVLLAISFVVLFVLRAVGSRAARREEQAR; encoded by the coding sequence ATGACGCAGAGTGCCGCCACCGACGCCCGGCCCGAACCCAGTTCGGGCCGGGCGTTCGGCCGCCAGGGCAGTACGTCACTGCGGGTCGGAGCGGCCACGCTGTGGCTGTCGGTGATCGTGTTGCTGCCGCTGGCTGCCATCCTCTGGCAGTCCGCCAAGGGTGGGTGGACGGCGTTCTGGGACGCGATCACCTCGCCATCGGCGATGCGGTCCTTCGAGGTGACGTTGACAGTCTCTATCGGGGTGACGTTGATCAACGGGGTGTTCGGACTGCTGGTGGCGTGGGTGCTGACGCGTGACGATTTCCCGGGAAAGCGCCTTGTCGACGCGGTGATCGACCTGCCGTTCGCGCTGCCTACCATCGTGGCCAGCCTGGTGATGCTGGCTCTGTACGGGCCCAACAGTCCGGTGGATCTGCATCTGCAGCACACCAAATGGGGTATCGGCATTGCACTGCTGTTTGTCACGCTGCCGTTCGTGGTGCGCTCGGTGCAACCGGTGTTGCTCGAACTCGACCGGGAGGTCGAAGAGGCCGCGGCGTCGTTGGGCGCCAACAATTTCACGATTCTGACCAAGGTCATCTTGCCGGCATTGCTGCCGTCGCTGTTGTCGGGTGCCGGGCTGGCGTTTTCGCGGGCCATCGGCGAATTCGGCTCCGTTGTGTTGATCGGCGGCGCCGTTCCCGGTGAGACCGAGGTGTCATCGCAGTGGATCCGCACCCTGATCGAGAACGACGACCGCACCGGTGCGGCCGCCATCTCCATCGTGCTGCTTGCCATTTCGTTCGTGGTGCTGTTTGTGCTGCGTGCTGTCGGCTCGCGGGCCGCGCGCCGGGAGGAGCAGGCGCGATGA
- a CDS encoding TetR/AcrR family transcriptional regulator, with product MDRDQQPRRLTRAESKELTRRKLLDAAAQVFARKGYAAASVDEVAEAAGFSVGAVYSNFANKDELFYALMSDRAVNQIGEVAHIVDSSREQSADPLQALGEMLIAIADKDTDAAVLRTEFWLHAVRNPELMQIEAASSAKTVEAVRGILAEMLARNNVDESVSVDEFAITTIALFSGLIRQRRIDPDRVHGEMFGRALRWQLAGMPKKEATS from the coding sequence ATGGATCGTGATCAACAGCCTCGGCGCCTCACGCGCGCCGAGAGCAAGGAACTCACCCGTCGCAAACTCCTCGATGCCGCCGCGCAGGTGTTCGCCCGCAAGGGCTATGCCGCCGCGTCGGTGGATGAGGTCGCCGAGGCGGCCGGATTCTCCGTCGGTGCGGTGTACTCCAACTTCGCCAACAAGGACGAGCTCTTCTATGCGTTGATGAGCGACCGTGCCGTCAATCAGATCGGCGAGGTGGCCCACATCGTCGACTCCTCGCGCGAACAATCGGCCGACCCACTGCAGGCCCTGGGCGAGATGCTGATCGCCATCGCCGACAAGGACACCGACGCCGCAGTCCTGCGGACCGAGTTCTGGCTGCACGCGGTACGCAACCCCGAGCTGATGCAGATCGAGGCCGCCTCCTCGGCGAAGACCGTCGAAGCGGTGCGCGGCATCCTCGCAGAGATGCTCGCGCGCAACAACGTTGACGAGTCCGTCTCCGTAGACGAGTTCGCAATCACCACCATCGCGCTGTTCAGTGGCCTCATCCGACAGCGGCGGATCGACCCCGATCGAGTTCACGGCGAGATGTTCGGCCGAGCCCTGCGCTGGCAGCTGGCCGGCATGCCCAAGAAGGAAGCAACATCCTGA
- the cysW gene encoding sulfate ABC transporter permease subunit CysW: MTLSPTVRYLLRFIAIAYVGILVIVPVGLILWRTLEPGIGEFVGSISTPAAVSALQLSLLVVAIVVPLNVLFGVPTALVLARNKFRGKSALQAVIDLPFAVSPVVVGVALILLWGSAGLFGFVENDFGLKIIFSFPGIVLASIFVTVPFVIREVEPVLHELGTDQEEASATLGAQWWQTFWRITLPSIRWGLTYGIVLTIARTLGEFGAVIMVSSNLPGQSQTLTLLVADRYNRANEYGAYAISTVLMAVAVLVLIVQVVLDSRRSRAEK; encoded by the coding sequence ATGACACTGTCGCCCACGGTGCGCTATCTACTGCGTTTCATCGCCATCGCCTACGTCGGGATCCTGGTGATCGTGCCGGTGGGCCTGATCCTGTGGCGCACGCTGGAGCCGGGGATCGGTGAGTTCGTCGGCTCCATCAGCACTCCGGCGGCGGTGTCCGCGCTGCAGCTGTCGCTGCTGGTGGTGGCCATCGTGGTCCCGCTGAACGTACTTTTCGGCGTGCCCACCGCACTGGTGCTCGCACGCAACAAGTTCCGGGGCAAGAGTGCGCTGCAGGCCGTCATCGACCTGCCGTTCGCGGTGTCACCGGTGGTGGTGGGCGTCGCCTTGATCCTGCTGTGGGGTTCGGCTGGTTTGTTCGGGTTCGTGGAGAACGACTTCGGCCTCAAGATCATCTTCAGTTTCCCCGGCATCGTGCTCGCCAGCATTTTCGTCACGGTCCCGTTCGTCATCCGCGAGGTCGAACCGGTGCTGCACGAGCTGGGCACCGACCAGGAGGAGGCCTCGGCGACGCTCGGCGCGCAGTGGTGGCAGACGTTCTGGCGCATCACCCTGCCGTCCATCCGTTGGGGCCTGACCTACGGCATCGTGCTGACCATCGCCCGCACACTGGGCGAGTTCGGTGCGGTCATCATGGTGTCGTCCAACCTGCCGGGTCAGTCGCAGACCTTGACGCTGCTGGTGGCCGATCGTTACAACCGTGCCAACGAATATGGGGCCTACGCCATCTCCACAGTGCTGATGGCCGTCGCGGTTCTGGTGCTCATAGTGCAGGTGGTCCTCGACTCCCGGCGCTCCCGGGCCGAGAAATAG
- a CDS encoding sulfate/molybdate ABC transporter ATP-binding protein: MTNAITVSGANKHYGAFAALDNVDFVVPSGSLTALLGPSGSGKSTLLRAIAGLDQPDTGTITINGRDVTRVPPQKRGIGFVFQHYAAFKHLSVRDNVAFGLKIRKRPKAEIKDKVDNLLEVVGLAGFQTRYPNQLSGGQRQRMALARALAVDPEVLLLDEPFGALDAKVREDLRTWLRRLHDEVHVTTVLVTHDQAEALDVADRVAVLNKGRIEQVGSPTEVYDEPANGFVMSFLGTVSSLNGILVRPHDIRVGRNPEMAIAAGDGTAESTGVIKAVIDRVVVLGFEVRVELTSSTTGGAFTAQITRGDAEALGLRAGDTVYVRATRVPSIAGSLQVPAADDADQLSVQ, translated from the coding sequence ATGACCAACGCGATCACCGTCAGCGGTGCCAACAAGCACTACGGCGCCTTCGCCGCGCTCGACAACGTCGACTTTGTGGTCCCGTCCGGCTCGCTGACCGCACTGCTGGGTCCCAGCGGCTCTGGCAAGTCGACGCTGTTGCGGGCCATCGCCGGACTGGACCAGCCGGACACCGGCACCATCACCATCAACGGCCGCGATGTCACGCGGGTACCGCCGCAGAAGCGCGGCATCGGATTCGTCTTCCAGCACTACGCCGCATTCAAACACCTGAGCGTGCGAGACAACGTCGCGTTCGGCCTGAAGATCCGCAAGCGTCCCAAGGCCGAGATCAAGGACAAGGTCGACAATCTGCTCGAGGTGGTCGGTCTGGCCGGATTCCAGACCCGTTATCCCAACCAGCTTTCCGGTGGCCAGCGCCAACGCATGGCACTGGCCCGCGCGTTGGCTGTCGATCCCGAGGTGCTGTTGCTCGACGAACCGTTCGGAGCGCTGGATGCGAAGGTGCGTGAGGACCTTCGGACCTGGCTGCGCCGCCTGCACGACGAGGTGCACGTCACCACGGTGCTGGTCACCCACGATCAGGCCGAGGCGCTGGACGTTGCCGATCGGGTCGCCGTACTCAACAAGGGCCGCATCGAACAGGTGGGCAGCCCCACCGAGGTGTACGACGAGCCCGCCAACGGGTTCGTGATGTCGTTCCTGGGCACGGTGTCTTCGCTCAACGGAATCCTGGTGCGCCCCCACGACATTCGTGTCGGCCGCAATCCCGAGATGGCCATTGCCGCCGGCGACGGCACCGCCGAGTCCACCGGCGTCATCAAGGCTGTCATCGACCGCGTCGTCGTGCTGGGCTTCGAGGTCAGAGTGGAGTTGACCAGCTCCACCACCGGCGGTGCCTTCACTGCGCAGATCACCCGCGGCGACGCGGAGGCACTGGGCCTCAGGGCCGGGGACACGGTGTATGTCCGCGCCACCCGGGTGCCGTCGATTGCGGGGAGCCTGCAGGTTCCTGCCGCCGACGATGCGGACCAGCTCAGCGTGCAGTGA
- a CDS encoding sterol desaturase family protein — MEWIGNIGLYAIPAFLLLLGVEFFGDHLERRRDRRDGREGLPRNKVGFSGKDTATSLSVYGLGRVANLVENFIELPIVLLAAALAPWALSASQWWVWVVAIVGADLAYYAKHRMQHRVRLFWAGHSVHHSSQHFNMSTAVRLPWLIPGEFLTAVVYIPLALAGIPAWVIFLSQSIVLLFQYPLHTERIGKLPRAVEYVFNTPSHHRVHHGANNPYLDKNYGGILILWDRLFGSYAEETERVRYGLTHNIDTHNPVKVNFAEFVAMVRDVYHAKTWRGRIGYLLRPPGWRETVPFAETPAAELTAR, encoded by the coding sequence ATGGAGTGGATCGGAAACATCGGCCTCTACGCCATCCCGGCCTTCCTGCTGCTGTTGGGCGTCGAGTTCTTCGGTGATCACCTCGAGCGCAGGCGCGACCGGCGCGACGGCCGGGAAGGACTGCCGCGCAACAAAGTCGGCTTCTCCGGCAAGGACACCGCCACCAGCCTGTCGGTGTACGGACTGGGCCGGGTGGCCAACCTGGTCGAGAACTTCATCGAGCTGCCAATCGTGCTACTGGCCGCGGCGCTGGCACCCTGGGCGCTCTCGGCGTCGCAGTGGTGGGTCTGGGTGGTCGCGATCGTCGGCGCCGACCTGGCGTACTACGCCAAACACCGGATGCAGCACCGGGTGCGACTGTTCTGGGCGGGACACAGCGTGCACCACTCCAGCCAGCACTTCAACATGTCCACCGCGGTACGGCTGCCGTGGCTCATCCCGGGAGAGTTCCTGACCGCGGTGGTCTACATCCCGCTGGCGCTGGCCGGCATCCCGGCGTGGGTGATCTTCCTGTCGCAGTCCATCGTTCTGCTGTTCCAGTACCCGCTGCACACCGAACGCATCGGGAAACTGCCCCGCGCAGTCGAATACGTCTTCAACACCCCGTCGCATCACCGCGTGCACCACGGAGCCAACAACCCGTACCTGGACAAGAACTACGGTGGCATCCTCATCCTGTGGGACCGGCTGTTCGGCAGTTACGCCGAGGAGACCGAGCGGGTGCGCTACGGCCTGACCCACAACATCGACACCCACAACCCGGTGAAGGTCAACTTCGCCGAGTTCGTCGCGATGGTGCGCGATGTCTACCACGCCAAGACCTGGCGCGGCCGCATCGGCTACCTGCTGCGGCCGCCGGGCTGGCGCGAAACCGTGCCATTCGCCGAGACGCCCGCGGCGGAGCTCACTGCACGCTGA
- a CDS encoding phosphoadenylyl-sulfate reductase, producing MTVEVSGLTETDLREIAARGAAELDGASAEELLRWTDEHFGGSYVVASNMQDAVLVEMAAKVRPGVDILFLDTGYHFAETVGTRDAVESVYDVHIVNVTPENTVPEQDSLFGKDLFARDAAACCRMRKVEPLSKALKGYAAWVTGIRRVEAPTRANAPLISFDEAFGLVKINPIAAWSDDDMQRYIDTNGILVNPLVDEGYPSIGCFPCTAKPEPGADPRSGRWAGQSKTECGLHAS from the coding sequence ATGACTGTTGAGGTGAGTGGTTTGACGGAGACGGACCTGCGGGAGATCGCCGCCCGCGGCGCTGCCGAACTCGACGGAGCCTCTGCCGAGGAGTTGCTGCGCTGGACCGATGAGCACTTCGGCGGCTCGTACGTCGTGGCCTCCAACATGCAGGACGCGGTCTTGGTGGAAATGGCCGCCAAGGTGCGTCCCGGCGTCGACATCCTGTTCCTGGACACCGGCTACCACTTCGCCGAGACCGTCGGCACCCGCGACGCCGTGGAATCGGTCTATGACGTGCACATCGTGAACGTGACCCCGGAAAACACGGTGCCCGAACAAGATTCGCTGTTCGGCAAAGATCTGTTCGCGCGCGATGCCGCTGCCTGCTGCCGGATGCGCAAGGTCGAGCCGTTGTCGAAGGCGTTGAAGGGGTACGCCGCCTGGGTCACCGGCATCCGCCGCGTCGAGGCCCCCACGCGCGCCAACGCCCCGCTGATCAGTTTCGACGAGGCGTTCGGGCTGGTGAAGATCAACCCGATCGCCGCGTGGTCCGACGACGACATGCAGCGCTACATCGACACCAACGGAATCCTGGTGAACCCGTTGGTCGACGAGGGCTATCCGTCCATCGGCTGCTTCCCCTGCACCGCCAAGCCCGAGCCGGGTGCCGATCCGCGCAGCGGCCGGTGGGCCGGACAGTCCAAGACCGAGTGCGGCCTGCACGCGTCGTGA